The following coding sequences are from one Canis lupus baileyi chromosome 23, mCanLup2.hap1, whole genome shotgun sequence window:
- the ANKRD49 gene encoding ankyrin repeat domain-containing protein 49, giving the protein MEGGKVSDNGKPDPDNSVDFSEHFNQLELLETHGHLIPTGTQSLWVGNSDEDEEQDEKTEEWYQLQEKKMEKDPSKLLLWAAEKNRLTTVRRLLSEKATHVNTRDEDEYTPLHRAAYSGHLDVVRELIAQGADVHAVTVDGWTPLHSACKWNNTRVASFLLQHDADINAQTKGLLTPLHLAAGNRDSKDTLELLLMNRYIKPGLKNNLEETAFDIARRTSIYHYLFEIVEGCTNSSPQP; this is encoded by the exons ATGGAAGGAGGGAAAGTAAGTGATAATGGAAAACCAGACCCAGACAATTCTGTGGACTTTTCTGAACACTTTAACCAACTTGAATTGTTGGAAACACATGGACACCTTATTCCCACTGGTACCCAAAGTCTCTGGGTAGGGAATTCTGATGAAGATGAGGAGcaagatgaaaaaactgaagagtggtatcaattacaagaaaaaaagatggaaaaagatccAAGCAAATTGCTTCTTTGGGCTGCTGAAAAAAATcgg CTTACTACAGTGCGGAGGCTACTGTCTGAAAAGGCTACTCATGTGAACACTAGAGATGAAGATGAGTATACCCCCCTTCATCGAGCAGCCTACAGTGGACACTTAGATGTGGTGCGTGAGCTGATTGCACAAGGAGCAGATGTCCACGCAGTGACAGTGGATGGCTGGACACCCCTGCACAGTGCTTGTAAGTGGAATAATACCAGAGTAGCTTCTTTCTTACTTCAGCACGATGCAGATATTAACGCCCAAACAAAAGGCCTCTTGACCCCCTTACATCTCGCTGCTGGGAACAGGGACAGCAAAGACACTCTGGAACTCCTCCTGATGAACCGCTATATCAAACCGGGTCTGAAAAACAACCTGGAAGAAACTGCATTTGATATTGCCAGGCGGACAAGCATCTATCACTACCTCTTTGAAATCGTGGAAGGCTGCACAAATTCCTCACCTCAGCCATAA